One Spirochaetota bacterium DNA window includes the following coding sequences:
- a CDS encoding NADH-quinone oxidoreductase subunit C translates to MAREEELKDILAALGTVRDIEVKRERRLFANLTPGDLVSVVRALKDKGLFHLSLITGRDTGETLTAFYHINDGITTVTLRVAVTKNDPVVPSISDIYPGGIFYEKELESMFGFRVDGLEKGRRYPVMEDWPEGVYPLRKDFIPPTDPDLVKALPEEK, encoded by the coding sequence ATGGCACGCGAAGAAGAACTGAAAGACATACTTGCCGCGCTCGGTACGGTACGGGATATAGAAGTTAAGCGCGAACGGCGGCTCTTTGCCAATCTAACACCGGGAGACCTTGTGTCCGTTGTGCGCGCACTGAAGGACAAGGGATTGTTCCACCTCTCGCTCATCACCGGCCGCGATACCGGAGAAACGCTTACCGCGTTCTACCATATCAATGACGGCATCACCACGGTGACGCTGCGAGTCGCCGTAACGAAGAACGATCCCGTCGTACCGTCGATATCGGATATCTATCCCGGCGGTATTTTTTACGAGAAAGAGCTCGAGTCCATGTTCGGCTTCCGCGTTGACGGCCTTGAAAAGGGCCGTCGCTATCCGGTCATGGAAGATTGGCCGGAGGGCGTATATCCGCTCAGGAAGGATTTCATTCCGCCGACCGATCCGGACCTGGTGAAAGCGCTACCCGAAGAAAAGTGA
- a CDS encoding NADH-quinone oxidoreductase subunit B family protein codes for MNKLVKWAVKKSPWVLHMNTGSCNGCDIEIVAALTPRFDVERFGIVLQGTPRHADVLLCTGPVTKQMKKRLIRIYEQMPEPKFVVAVGTCASSGGVFKGCYSIEGGIDRVIPVSAYIPGCPIRPEALIDGVVKLLSTLDEKKKVKKAAAKEAATA; via the coding sequence ATGAATAAGCTGGTAAAATGGGCCGTCAAGAAATCGCCGTGGGTGCTCCACATGAACACGGGTTCCTGCAACGGCTGCGATATCGAGATAGTCGCGGCGCTCACCCCGCGCTTTGACGTCGAACGATTCGGCATCGTCCTTCAGGGGACGCCCAGGCATGCGGATGTGCTTCTGTGCACAGGACCGGTGACCAAGCAGATGAAAAAGCGTCTTATCCGCATCTACGAGCAGATGCCGGAACCGAAATTCGTGGTCGCGGTCGGCACCTGTGCGAGCTCGGGCGGCGTGTTCAAGGGCTGCTATTCCATCGAGGGCGGCATTGACCGGGTGATACCGGTGTCCGCCTACATTCCCGGCTGTCCGATACGCCCGGAAGCGCTCATCGACGGCGTGGTGAAACTCCTCTCGACGCTTGATGAAAAGAAGAAAGTAAAAAAGGCCGCGGCGAAAGAAGCCGCTACGGCGTAG
- the ndhC gene encoding NADH-quinone oxidoreductase subunit A encodes MLGSIFTAKSRANVGGRDEVYACGEDVRPKTQAVNFLQFFLFALFFTIIDIVALVLGTVSHAPIVLVIAYLGAISLGLYVLMRKEKAGTKHE; translated from the coding sequence ATGCTCGGCAGCATTTTCACGGCAAAGTCCCGTGCGAATGTGGGCGGGCGCGACGAGGTATACGCCTGCGGTGAGGATGTGCGGCCGAAGACGCAGGCGGTGAATTTCCTGCAATTCTTCCTGTTCGCGCTTTTCTTTACCATTATCGATATCGTTGCGCTCGTGCTCGGCACGGTCTCCCATGCGCCGATAGTGCTGGTCATCGCCTATCTCGGTGCTATATCGCTCGGGCTCTACGTGCTCATGCGCAAGGAAAAGGCCGGTACGAAACATGAATAA
- a CDS encoding NADH-quinone oxidoreductase subunit K yields MIFYAAALLIFIGLYVLVFSRNMIRMLIAVEVLVKGLTLTLFGVSQATKSQGLGQALFITMLVIEVIAAVAILAFIVHTYRLTKSIDVRTLSRLKG; encoded by the coding sequence ATGATATTCTATGCCGCAGCGCTCCTTATTTTCATCGGGCTCTACGTCCTCGTCTTCTCGCGCAACATGATACGCATGCTCATCGCCGTCGAAGTGCTCGTCAAGGGCTTAACGCTTACGCTCTTCGGCGTATCGCAGGCGACAAAGAGCCAGGGCCTGGGCCAGGCGCTCTTCATCACCATGCTCGTCATCGAGGTGATAGCGGCGGTCGCGATACTCGCGTTCATCGTGCATACGTACCGTCTCACGAAGTCGATCGATGTCCGAACACTTTCACGGCTCAAGGGGTAA
- a CDS encoding NADH-quinone oxidoreductase subunit J encodes MTISIDLVLFALIVGFALITSAVRDLIRAALSLAVISAVLSIVIFRLGAPYAAAFELSVAAGLITVLFISAISLINPDKEAMKESVMITAGLPIATVAFGALLWFGKKYLPVLSFMESPHTAPIRETLWNLRSLDLVGQILIILTGVFLVILFFKEKRS; translated from the coding sequence ATGACCATCTCGATCGATCTGGTACTCTTCGCCCTTATCGTGGGCTTTGCCCTCATCACCTCCGCCGTGCGCGATCTCATCCGTGCGGCGCTTTCGCTTGCCGTGATCAGCGCCGTGCTTTCCATCGTGATATTCCGGCTCGGGGCGCCGTACGCCGCCGCCTTCGAACTGTCGGTGGCCGCGGGGCTTATCACCGTGCTTTTCATCTCCGCCATAAGCCTCATCAATCCGGATAAAGAGGCGATGAAGGAATCCGTGATGATAACCGCGGGGCTTCCCATCGCTACGGTCGCGTTCGGTGCGCTCCTCTGGTTCGGCAAGAAATATCTCCCGGTGCTCTCGTTCATGGAAAGCCCGCATACGGCGCCGATACGTGAGACGCTCTGGAATTTGCGTTCGCTCGATCTTGTCGGGCAGATACTCATCATATTGACGGGCGTGTTCCTCGTGATACTGTTCTTCAAGGAGAAACGCTCATGA
- a CDS encoding proton-conducting transporter membrane subunit, whose translation MIALLIAIPVAAALIVPFLRKQAHIVFFAMTLLLAAVAAYVALHGFAVLNAMPPWPMFFTLTADKFSILMIVLIAIVALVTAFASLSFTNDYTYYALASLAIAGMNGIMLVNDIFTLYVFIEVASLATFALIAFNRNVEGFEAAFKYIILSTVATTFILLGIFILYGITGGVSFAEISVGVKRPESVKPGLFCLMLLAAGFLVKSGFVPFHTWVPDAYGASPNPISITLAGIITKAVGLYALIRIAVTVIGVTPAISMIMLVIGIITAVTGAVLAINQPDGKRMLAYSSISQMGYIVLGIFSGNPIGVVGGVFHLFNHAILKSLLFINMASLESSTKSRELEKYSGIGEKMPVTSGTFAVGSLSIAGIPPLNGFFSKLFILIGLFAAKQTAIGVLATLASVLTLWYFLVFQRKVIFGKASEAVASVREAPLTYIIPAVLLAAISIVTGIGFSPTISAFIAPAADVLMNAASDATSAGVLP comes from the coding sequence ATGATAGCGCTCCTGATAGCTATACCGGTCGCTGCAGCACTGATCGTTCCGTTCCTGAGGAAACAGGCGCATATCGTGTTCTTCGCCATGACGCTTCTGCTCGCTGCGGTTGCCGCGTACGTGGCGCTCCATGGCTTCGCCGTATTGAACGCCATGCCGCCGTGGCCGATGTTCTTCACGCTTACCGCGGATAAGTTCTCCATTCTCATGATAGTGCTTATCGCCATAGTCGCGCTTGTCACCGCTTTCGCGTCGCTTTCCTTCACCAACGACTATACGTACTACGCGCTCGCGTCGCTTGCCATCGCCGGCATGAACGGCATTATGCTCGTGAACGATATCTTCACGCTCTATGTATTCATCGAGGTGGCATCGCTCGCCACCTTCGCGCTCATTGCATTCAACAGGAATGTCGAAGGGTTCGAGGCGGCGTTCAAGTACATCATCCTGTCCACGGTGGCGACGACGTTCATCCTCCTCGGCATATTCATACTCTACGGCATCACCGGCGGCGTTTCCTTCGCGGAGATATCCGTCGGCGTGAAGCGACCCGAATCGGTAAAGCCGGGTTTGTTCTGCCTCATGCTCCTTGCCGCGGGTTTCCTCGTGAAGTCGGGATTCGTCCCGTTCCACACCTGGGTGCCCGATGCATACGGTGCTTCGCCCAATCCGATCTCGATAACACTTGCCGGCATCATCACCAAAGCGGTCGGTCTCTATGCACTCATACGCATTGCTGTCACCGTTATCGGGGTAACACCGGCGATATCGATGATAATGCTCGTCATAGGCATCATCACCGCGGTCACCGGCGCGGTGCTCGCGATAAATCAGCCGGACGGCAAACGCATGCTCGCCTATTCGAGCATAAGCCAGATGGGATACATCGTGCTCGGCATATTTTCGGGCAATCCCATCGGCGTTGTGGGCGGCGTGTTCCATCTCTTCAATCACGCGATACTCAAAAGCCTTCTCTTCATAAACATGGCGTCGCTTGAGTCATCGACGAAGTCGCGCGAGCTTGAGAAGTACAGCGGCATCGGCGAGAAGATGCCCGTCACCTCGGGGACATTCGCTGTCGGTTCGCTTTCGATAGCGGGCATACCGCCGCTCAATGGGTTCTTCAGCAAGCTCTTCATCCTCATCGGATTGTTCGCGGCGAAACAGACGGCCATCGGCGTGCTGGCAACGCTTGCGAGCGTGCTCACGCTCTGGTATTTCCTTGTGTTCCAGAGGAAGGTCATTTTCGGCAAAGCATCGGAAGCGGTCGCCTCGGTGCGTGAAGCGCCCCTTACGTACATCATCCCGGCCGTTCTTCTCGCGGCGATATCCATCGTTACGGGCATAGGGTTCTCGCCGACGATAAGTGCATTCATCGCGCCTGCCGCCGATGTGCTCATGAATGCGGCAAGCGATGCGACAAGCGCTGGAGTACTCCCATGA
- a CDS encoding NADH-quinone oxidoreductase subunit L, giving the protein MTNEMLIILSIVVPAAAGIIAILFPERVKFVREAITLIAVTFGLYAAITLFAVPGEVRIFHKWLPFGADIDFRLYHFSKFLLLAASGFSILIALYSAAFMRKRSHQRLYYPYFLLTAAMSYGAILSNNLMLLLVFWGGLLLTLYGMIAIGSERSFLTAAKSLIIVGISDLALILGIAIASAAAGTLTMDKISLTMNTPAIAAAFILMMIGATAKAGAMPFHTWIPDAAVDAPLPVMAYIPAALEKLLGIYLLARITLDFFKMTFAMQIVLLTIGAVTIVFAVAMALIQKDYKRLLSYHAISQVGYMILGIGTGIPAGIAGGIFHMINHSMYKSCLFLTGGSVEHRTGTTDLNKLGGLFRSMPVTFICFAVAALSISGVPPFNGFFSKELIFEGAFEFAKHANNNWLLIFYIAAEVGAVLTFASFLKLGHAAYFDKPKEPVKVKESPLVMLIPMLVLAAGCVFFGVMNSVPMKHLIEPVLPPAMLGHGHLYEHFTFAKVTGSMLTWISVGVLALGLINHILGVIMGKSGLHASDHIRKAPILSAVYSGAEKRYFDPYDVGMKIQFGWSKLLYWIDRANNWLYDTLIQNIVLVSSKGLRMAHTGSLNGYLFVMLGGIAAFIAVFLWVVL; this is encoded by the coding sequence ATGACGAACGAGATGCTGATAATCCTTTCGATAGTGGTTCCGGCTGCTGCCGGTATTATCGCGATACTGTTCCCTGAGCGTGTGAAATTCGTCCGCGAGGCGATAACGCTCATCGCTGTTACCTTCGGTCTTTACGCAGCGATAACGCTTTTTGCCGTTCCCGGCGAAGTGCGCATCTTCCACAAATGGCTGCCCTTCGGCGCCGACATCGATTTTCGCCTCTATCACTTCAGCAAATTCCTTCTCCTCGCAGCATCCGGCTTTTCGATACTGATAGCGCTCTACTCCGCGGCGTTCATGAGGAAGCGCTCGCATCAGCGTTTGTATTATCCGTATTTCCTTCTTACCGCGGCCATGAGCTACGGTGCGATACTCTCCAACAATCTCATGCTCCTCCTCGTATTCTGGGGAGGACTGCTTCTCACGCTCTACGGAATGATAGCGATAGGCAGCGAGCGTTCCTTCCTCACCGCGGCAAAATCGCTTATCATCGTCGGCATTTCTGATCTTGCGCTCATACTCGGCATAGCCATCGCATCGGCTGCAGCCGGCACGCTCACCATGGACAAGATATCGCTCACGATGAACACCCCGGCGATAGCCGCGGCATTCATCCTTATGATGATAGGCGCTACCGCAAAAGCTGGCGCCATGCCGTTCCATACGTGGATACCGGACGCCGCTGTCGATGCACCGCTCCCGGTGATGGCGTACATCCCCGCCGCGCTCGAGAAGCTCCTTGGAATCTATCTCCTTGCGCGCATAACGCTCGACTTCTTCAAAATGACGTTCGCCATGCAGATAGTGCTTCTTACCATCGGCGCGGTGACGATAGTATTCGCGGTGGCGATGGCGCTCATTCAGAAGGATTATAAACGGCTCCTGTCCTATCACGCCATCTCGCAGGTCGGCTACATGATACTCGGCATCGGTACCGGCATACCGGCAGGCATAGCCGGCGGTATCTTCCATATGATCAATCACTCGATGTATAAATCATGTCTTTTCCTCACCGGCGGTTCCGTCGAGCACCGCACCGGCACCACCGACCTCAATAAGCTCGGCGGACTTTTCCGCTCCATGCCGGTCACGTTCATCTGCTTCGCTGTCGCGGCGCTTTCCATTTCGGGCGTGCCGCCATTCAACGGCTTCTTCTCGAAGGAGCTGATATTCGAAGGTGCGTTCGAATTCGCGAAACATGCGAACAACAATTGGCTTCTCATTTTCTACATCGCGGCGGAGGTCGGCGCCGTGCTCACGTTCGCATCGTTCTTAAAGCTCGGCCATGCCGCGTACTTCGACAAACCGAAGGAGCCGGTGAAGGTGAAGGAAAGCCCCCTCGTCATGCTCATACCCATGCTCGTCCTTGCCGCAGGATGCGTGTTCTTCGGTGTAATGAATTCGGTGCCGATGAAGCATCTTATCGAGCCGGTGCTGCCACCCGCCATGCTCGGACACGGGCATCTCTATGAACATTTCACGTTCGCAAAAGTGACGGGAAGCATGCTTACCTGGATATCCGTCGGTGTTCTCGCACTCGGTCTTATCAATCACATACTCGGCGTCATCATGGGAAAAAGCGGCCTCCATGCGTCGGACCATATACGCAAAGCGCCCATCCTTTCCGCCGTGTACAGCGGTGCTGAAAAGAGATACTTCGATCCGTACGATGTGGGCATGAAGATACAGTTCGGCTGGTCGAAACTCCTCTATTGGATCGACCGTGCGAACAACTGGCTCTATGACACGCTCATTCAGAACATTGTGCTCGTGTCGTCAAAGGGTCTGCGTATGGCTCATACCGGCTCGCTGAACGGATACCTCTTCGTCATGCTCGGCGGTATAGCCGCGTTCATCGCTGTATTCCTGTGGGTGGTACTATGA